From a region of the Streptomyces caniferus genome:
- a CDS encoding GntR family transcriptional regulator: MGELKHRSLITAQERLRDQVAHQLRAALIAGELRPGSVYSAPGLAADFGVSATPVREAMLDLAREGLVEPVRNKGFRITEVSERDLDQYTEIRALIEVPVVGQVTRTADRAQLEALRPAALEIVAAARAHDLIGYLEADRRFHLELLGLSGNDRLVETVGDLRKRSRLYGLTRLDERNQLLPSAEEHGELLDVMLTGDAEAAEACMARHLGHVRSLWAQGRDEPLVPRPQHAPVARRG, from the coding sequence ATGGGCGAACTCAAGCACCGCAGCCTGATCACCGCGCAGGAGCGGCTCCGCGATCAGGTGGCCCATCAACTGCGCGCGGCCCTGATCGCGGGCGAACTGCGCCCGGGGTCGGTCTACTCGGCCCCGGGCCTCGCCGCCGACTTCGGTGTCTCCGCCACCCCGGTGCGCGAGGCGATGCTCGACCTGGCCCGCGAGGGGCTGGTCGAGCCGGTCCGCAACAAGGGCTTCCGGATCACCGAGGTGAGCGAGCGCGACCTCGACCAGTACACCGAGATCCGCGCCCTGATCGAGGTCCCGGTCGTCGGCCAGGTCACCCGCACCGCCGACCGTGCCCAACTGGAGGCCCTCCGCCCGGCCGCCCTGGAGATCGTCGCCGCGGCCCGCGCGCACGACCTCATCGGCTACCTGGAGGCCGACCGCCGCTTCCATCTCGAACTGCTCGGCCTGAGCGGCAACGACCGCCTTGTCGAGACGGTCGGTGATCTGCGCAAGCGCTCCCGGCTGTATGGCCTCACCCGCCTCGACGAACGCAACCAACTGCTGCCCTCCGCCGAGGAGCACGGGGAGCTGCTCGACGTGATGCTGACGGGCGATGCCGAGGCGGCCGAGGCCTGTATGGCCCGCCACCTCGGCCATGTCCGCTCGCTGTGGGCCCAGGGCCGCGACGAACCGCTGGTACCGAGGCCGCAGCACGCGCCGGTCGCCCGCCGGGGCTGA
- a CDS encoding FAD-dependent oxidoreductase, with the protein MPNSVSDLHDLVVIGAGPAGLAATVTAAAFGLRVALVDAAARPGGQFYRQPAPGLGAAHPEALHHSWRAFTRRTARLGEQLAAGRVSHFAAHHVWAVTRDPDHWTVHAVTGPDGAQGRSEVTARKVLLATGAHERQLPFPGWTLPGVVGAGGAQAMLKAGLVLPGRRIVVAGSGPLLLAVAGSLAAAGATVPVVAEAGGYAGYARAPRTLAANPGKLAEAAGHGAALLRYGVRIRTRSAVTAVHGTERVEAVTLTRLDRDWRPVSGTGRRIPCEALAVGHGLVPQLELATALGCGTHRGPDGAWALTLDGRQRTTVDGVWAAGEAGGVGGAELAFAEGELAAHDIAHRAAPGALRRRRDRLRRFARVMAVAHAPRPGWTGWLGEDTEVCRCEEVTAGRIREAVAGLGARDTRTVKLLTRAGMGWCQGRMCGSAVARLAGEAGPAADRRPLACPVVLGELACEHD; encoded by the coding sequence GTGCCGAACTCGGTGTCTGACCTCCACGACCTCGTCGTCATCGGCGCGGGCCCGGCCGGGCTCGCCGCCACCGTCACGGCCGCCGCCTTCGGGCTGCGGGTGGCGCTCGTCGACGCGGCGGCCCGTCCCGGCGGACAGTTCTACCGGCAGCCGGCCCCCGGCCTGGGCGCCGCCCACCCCGAGGCGCTGCATCACTCCTGGCGCGCCTTCACCCGGCGCACCGCGCGGCTGGGCGAGCAGCTCGCCGCGGGCCGGGTGAGCCACTTCGCCGCCCACCATGTCTGGGCCGTCACCCGGGACCCGGACCACTGGACCGTGCACGCGGTCACCGGCCCCGACGGCGCGCAGGGCCGGTCCGAGGTGACCGCACGCAAGGTGCTCCTCGCCACCGGCGCACACGAACGCCAACTGCCCTTTCCCGGCTGGACATTGCCCGGCGTGGTGGGCGCGGGAGGTGCGCAGGCCATGCTGAAGGCGGGATTGGTGCTGCCGGGGCGGCGGATCGTGGTCGCCGGCAGCGGGCCGCTGCTGCTCGCCGTCGCCGGCTCGCTCGCCGCGGCCGGTGCCACGGTGCCGGTCGTCGCCGAGGCGGGCGGCTACGCCGGATACGCCCGCGCCCCGCGCACGCTGGCCGCCAACCCCGGCAAGCTCGCCGAAGCGGCCGGTCACGGGGCCGCCCTGCTCCGGTACGGCGTACGCATCCGTACCCGCAGTGCGGTCACCGCCGTGCACGGCACCGAGCGGGTGGAGGCCGTCACCCTGACCCGGCTCGACCGGGACTGGCGGCCGGTGTCCGGAACCGGCCGGCGCATCCCGTGCGAGGCGCTCGCCGTCGGGCACGGGCTCGTACCGCAACTGGAGTTGGCCACCGCACTGGGCTGCGGCACCCACCGGGGCCCGGACGGCGCCTGGGCGCTGACGCTCGACGGCCGGCAGCGGACCACGGTCGACGGGGTCTGGGCGGCCGGTGAGGCCGGAGGCGTGGGCGGGGCCGAACTCGCCTTCGCCGAAGGAGAGCTGGCGGCTCACGACATCGCGCATCGGGCCGCCCCCGGTGCGCTGCGGCGCCGCCGTGACCGGTTGCGCCGGTTCGCCCGGGTCATGGCCGTCGCCCACGCCCCGCGCCCCGGCTGGACCGGCTGGCTGGGCGAGGACACCGAGGTCTGCCGTTGCGAGGAGGTCACGGCCGGGCGGATCCGGGAAGCCGTCGCCGGGCTCGGCGCCCGCGACACCCGTACCGTCAAACTGCTCACCCGCGCCGGAATGGGCTGGTGCCAGGGGCGGATGTGCGGGTCCGCGGTGGCCCGCCTCGCGGGGGAGGCCGGGCCCGCGGCCGACCGCAGACCCCTTGCCTGTCCCGTCGTCCTCGGGGAACTCGCCTGCGAACACGACTAG
- a CDS encoding aminopeptidase P family protein, which translates to MTSRAPQLHTGSHDLPVSAALASFMTGGWAGTPLPDDTRVPGFARFAGRRARLAARFPGERLLVPAGELKVRSHDCDHRFRPHSAYAWLTGLTGEDQPGHVLVLEPDGEAVLYLRPRSPRDEGGAFYRDRRYGEFWVGRRPDLAEAERLTGLRCAHLDDLDHHRRPGRDAARDAELACALSELRLVKDDWEVAQLQQAVDHTTTGFEDVVRALPAALRHPRGERWVEGAFQQRARAEGNGTGYETIAAAGAHACVLHWTRNDGPLEPGRLLLLDAGVETDTLYTADVTRTLPLSGRFSPVQRRVYELVLAAQDAGIAALEPGASFRDFHRACTGVLAEGLADWGVLPRPAKEALADDSGLYRRYTLCSSGHMLGLDVHDCGRARADQYLDGVLTEGQVLTVEPGLYLQPDDETLPPELRGMGVRIEDDLVITSDGARLMSSALPRTADGVEEWMESLLAGRT; encoded by the coding sequence TTGACCTCGCGTGCCCCCCAACTCCACACCGGTAGCCACGACTTGCCGGTGTCGGCCGCCCTCGCCTCCTTCATGACCGGCGGGTGGGCCGGCACTCCGCTCCCCGACGACACCCGTGTTCCGGGCTTCGCGCGGTTCGCCGGCCGCCGCGCCCGGCTCGCCGCGCGCTTCCCCGGCGAACGACTGCTCGTTCCCGCGGGCGAGTTGAAGGTCCGCAGCCATGACTGCGATCACCGCTTCCGTCCGCACAGCGCCTACGCCTGGCTGACCGGGCTCACCGGCGAGGACCAGCCGGGGCATGTCCTGGTGCTGGAACCGGATGGCGAGGCGGTGCTGTACCTGCGGCCGCGGTCGCCACGGGACGAGGGCGGCGCGTTCTACCGGGACCGCCGCTACGGCGAGTTCTGGGTCGGCCGCCGCCCCGATCTGGCCGAGGCCGAGCGGCTCACCGGTCTGCGCTGCGCGCACCTGGACGACCTCGACCACCACCGCCGGCCCGGCCGGGACGCCGCCCGGGACGCCGAACTCGCCTGCGCACTGAGCGAGTTGCGCTTGGTGAAGGACGACTGGGAAGTGGCCCAGCTCCAACAGGCCGTCGATCACACCACCACCGGCTTCGAGGACGTGGTCCGCGCCCTGCCCGCCGCCCTGCGCCACCCGCGCGGCGAACGCTGGGTCGAAGGGGCCTTCCAGCAGCGCGCCCGCGCCGAGGGCAACGGCACGGGGTACGAGACCATCGCCGCCGCCGGCGCTCATGCCTGCGTGCTCCACTGGACCCGCAACGACGGGCCGCTCGAACCCGGCCGGTTGCTGCTGCTGGACGCGGGCGTGGAGACCGACACGCTCTACACCGCCGATGTCACCCGCACCCTGCCGCTGTCCGGGCGCTTCTCCCCCGTCCAGCGCCGGGTGTACGAGCTGGTGCTCGCCGCACAGGACGCGGGCATCGCCGCCCTCGAACCGGGGGCGAGTTTCCGCGACTTCCACCGGGCCTGTACGGGCGTCCTGGCCGAGGGACTCGCCGACTGGGGGGTCCTGCCCCGCCCGGCGAAGGAGGCGCTCGCCGACGACAGCGGCCTGTACCGGCGCTACACGCTGTGCAGTTCGGGCCACATGCTCGGCCTCGACGTGCATGACTGCGGCCGGGCCCGCGCGGACCAGTATCTGGACGGTGTCCTGACGGAGGGGCAGGTCCTGACGGTCGAACCGGGGCTCTATCTCCAGCCCGACGACGAGACCCTGCCACCGGAACTGCGCGGTATGGGGGTCCGGATCGAGGACGATCTGGTGATCACCTCGGACGGCGCCCGGCTGATGTCGTCGGCGCTGCCGCGCACCGCCGACGGGGTGGAGGAGTGGATGGAATCACTGCTCGCCGGACGGACCTGA
- a CDS encoding proline racemase family protein → MRTRHVFHAVDSHTEGMPTRVITGGVGTLPGATMAERRMYFAEHRDAVRTLLMYEPRGHAAMSGAILQPPTRPDADYGVLFIEVSGYLPMCGHGTMGVATVLVETGMVEVREPVTTVRLDTPAGLVTAEVVVKDGAATAVTLTNVPAFCAGLDRKIAVPGYGTLGYDLAYGGNFYAILPLESVGLPFDRARKNDILAAGLALMDAVNATDRPVHPEDERIGGLKHVYFAAPGSDATRSRHAMAIHPGWFDRSPCGTGTSARMAQLHARGALPLHQDFVNESFIGTEFTGRLVADTEVGSLPAVVPTVTGRAWVTGTAQYFLDPSDPFPAGFVL, encoded by the coding sequence ATGCGCACCCGCCATGTCTTTCACGCCGTCGACTCCCACACCGAGGGCATGCCCACCCGTGTCATCACCGGCGGCGTCGGCACTCTCCCCGGCGCCACCATGGCCGAGCGACGGATGTACTTCGCCGAGCACCGCGACGCCGTCCGTACCCTGCTGATGTACGAACCGCGCGGCCATGCCGCCATGAGCGGGGCGATCCTCCAGCCCCCGACGCGCCCCGACGCCGACTACGGTGTCCTGTTCATCGAGGTCTCCGGCTATCTGCCGATGTGCGGACACGGCACCATGGGCGTGGCCACCGTCCTCGTCGAAACCGGCATGGTGGAGGTCCGTGAACCGGTGACCACAGTGCGGCTCGACACTCCCGCCGGGCTGGTCACCGCAGAGGTGGTGGTGAAGGACGGGGCGGCCACGGCCGTCACCCTCACCAATGTGCCCGCCTTCTGCGCCGGACTCGACCGCAAGATCGCCGTCCCCGGTTACGGCACGCTCGGCTACGACCTGGCCTACGGCGGCAACTTCTACGCGATCCTGCCGCTGGAGAGCGTCGGCCTGCCCTTCGACCGGGCCCGCAAGAACGACATCCTCGCCGCCGGACTCGCCCTCATGGACGCGGTGAACGCCACCGACCGGCCCGTCCACCCCGAGGACGAGCGGATCGGCGGCCTCAAGCACGTCTACTTCGCCGCGCCGGGGTCGGACGCCACCCGCTCCCGGCATGCGATGGCCATCCACCCCGGATGGTTCGACCGTTCACCGTGCGGTACGGGCACCTCGGCGCGGATGGCACAACTGCACGCCCGCGGCGCACTGCCCCTCCACCAGGACTTCGTCAACGAGTCGTTCATCGGAACGGAGTTCACCGGCCGCCTCGTCGCCGACACCGAGGTCGGATCGCTCCCGGCCGTCGTCCCCACGGTCACCGGCCGGGCCTGGGTGACCGGCACCGCGCAGTACTTCCTCGACCCGTCCGATCCGTTCCCCGCGGGGTTCGTGCTGTGA
- a CDS encoding glycoside hydrolase family 65 protein, protein MTHPWAWSYEGYDPETERLRETLCTLGNGYFATRGAASELPAGPTHYPGTYAAGCYNRLTSTVGGRPVENEDMVNLPNWLPLRYRICPADAAPGPWLSPDHPQLAEHRQTLDLRHGTLTRWSVYEDEAGRRLTVEQCRLVHMGEPHLAALRTCFASHGWTGTVEVESGIDGAVRNAGVARYRELADQHLTGWETGAERTDTVWLSCRTLDSDIRIALASRTRASSGRGGPPMPQLGSLGAFHSLVLPVVPDSPAVVEKTVALFTSRDPAIESPRHAAVDCVALAPHFRQLRASHRRAWENLWRQAKLEVPGEAGGILRLHLFHVLQTLSPHTAELDVGVPARGLHGEAYRGHVFWDELFVLPFLNLHLPQVSRALLDYRYRRLPAACHAAREAGRTGAMYPWQSAGDGREETQQLHLNPRSGHWLPDRSRLQHHVGSAIAYNVWQYGQASGDTEFVQTRGAEMLLQIARFWAASAVWDAGLGRYRIRGVVGPDEYHDGYPDAAEPGVDDNTYTNVTAAWVLMRALDLCRTLPEPHQRQLCERLQLDPEEPERWEDIAHRLHVPYHRGVISQFAGYGDLDELDWHGYRQRYGDIRRLDRILEAEGDTVNRYQASKQADVLMLGYLFSPSELASVFRRLGHPLDDDIWHATVDYYLHRTSHGSTLSALVHAWVLARVHRPDAWTFCEEALVGDVADVQGGTTAEGIHLGAMAGTLDFVQRGMTGLETRDQALWLDPAPLPELSKFGVRIRFRRHWDIDLRIRAEQVRIAVPASENAAVRVRLRDRSFSLAPGTSRRLDLPGD, encoded by the coding sequence ATGACGCACCCCTGGGCCTGGTCGTACGAGGGGTACGACCCGGAGACGGAGCGGCTGCGGGAGACCCTCTGCACGCTCGGCAACGGCTACTTCGCCACCCGCGGCGCGGCGTCCGAGCTGCCGGCCGGGCCCACCCACTACCCGGGCACCTACGCCGCCGGCTGCTACAACCGGCTCACCTCCACCGTGGGCGGCCGCCCGGTGGAGAACGAGGACATGGTCAACCTGCCCAACTGGCTTCCGCTGCGCTACCGGATCTGCCCGGCCGACGCGGCCCCCGGCCCCTGGCTCTCCCCCGACCATCCGCAACTGGCGGAGCACCGGCAGACCCTGGACCTGCGGCACGGCACACTGACCCGCTGGTCGGTCTACGAGGACGAGGCCGGCCGGCGGCTGACCGTGGAGCAGTGCCGTCTGGTGCACATGGGAGAGCCCCATCTGGCCGCGCTGCGCACCTGCTTCGCGTCCCACGGGTGGACGGGCACGGTGGAGGTGGAGTCCGGGATCGACGGTGCGGTGCGCAATGCCGGCGTGGCGCGCTACCGCGAGCTGGCGGACCAGCATCTGACGGGGTGGGAGACCGGGGCCGAGCGGACGGACACGGTGTGGCTGAGCTGCCGCACCCTCGACTCGGACATCCGGATCGCGCTGGCCTCGCGGACCCGCGCCTCCTCCGGACGGGGCGGGCCCCCCATGCCGCAGCTCGGCTCACTGGGGGCGTTCCACTCCCTGGTGCTGCCCGTGGTCCCCGACTCCCCGGCGGTCGTCGAGAAGACGGTGGCGCTGTTCACCTCCCGCGACCCGGCGATCGAGAGCCCGCGGCATGCGGCCGTGGACTGTGTGGCTCTCGCCCCGCACTTCCGGCAGTTGCGGGCGTCGCACCGCCGCGCCTGGGAGAACCTGTGGCGGCAGGCCAAGCTGGAGGTCCCCGGAGAGGCGGGCGGCATCCTGCGGCTGCACCTCTTCCACGTCCTGCAGACCCTCTCGCCGCACACCGCCGAGCTGGATGTCGGGGTGCCGGCGCGGGGTCTGCACGGCGAGGCGTACCGCGGGCACGTCTTCTGGGACGAGCTGTTCGTGCTGCCGTTCTTGAACCTGCACCTGCCGCAGGTCTCCCGGGCGCTGCTCGACTACCGCTACCGGCGGCTGCCCGCCGCCTGCCATGCGGCGCGGGAGGCGGGCCGCACCGGTGCGATGTACCCGTGGCAGAGCGCCGGCGACGGCCGGGAGGAGACCCAGCAGCTCCACCTCAACCCACGCTCGGGGCACTGGCTGCCCGACCGTTCCCGGCTCCAGCACCACGTCGGATCGGCGATCGCCTACAACGTGTGGCAGTACGGACAGGCCAGCGGCGACACGGAGTTCGTGCAGACCAGGGGCGCGGAGATGCTGTTGCAGATCGCCCGCTTCTGGGCCGCGTCCGCGGTCTGGGACGCCGGGCTGGGCCGGTACCGCATCCGTGGGGTGGTCGGTCCCGACGAGTACCACGACGGCTATCCGGACGCCGCCGAACCGGGAGTGGACGACAACACCTACACCAACGTCACGGCGGCCTGGGTGCTGATGCGGGCCCTCGATCTCTGTCGCACGCTGCCCGAGCCCCATCAGCGGCAGTTGTGCGAACGCCTCCAGCTCGATCCGGAGGAGCCCGAGCGCTGGGAGGACATCGCGCACCGGCTCCATGTGCCCTACCACCGCGGAGTGATCAGCCAGTTCGCCGGATACGGGGACCTCGACGAGCTCGACTGGCACGGCTACCGGCAGCGCTACGGCGACATCCGCAGGCTGGACCGGATCCTGGAGGCGGAGGGCGATACGGTCAACCGCTACCAGGCCTCCAAACAGGCCGATGTGCTGATGCTGGGCTACCTCTTCTCGCCGTCGGAGCTCGCCTCGGTGTTCCGCCGGCTCGGCCATCCCCTCGACGACGACATCTGGCACGCCACCGTCGACTACTACCTGCACCGCACGAGCCACGGCTCCACCCTCAGCGCCCTGGTCCATGCCTGGGTGCTGGCCCGTGTCCACCGTCCCGACGCCTGGACGTTCTGCGAGGAGGCGCTGGTCGGGGACGTGGCGGATGTCCAGGGCGGCACCACGGCGGAGGGCATCCACCTGGGCGCGATGGCCGGCACCCTGGACTTCGTCCAGCGCGGGATGACCGGCCTGGAGACCCGCGACCAGGCGCTGTGGCTCGACCCGGCGCCGCTGCCCGAGCTCTCGAAGTTCGGGGTCCGCATCCGCTTCCGGCGCCACTGGGACATCGATCTGCGCATCCGCGCCGAGCAGGTACGGATCGCGGTGCCCGCCTCGGAGAACGCCGCGGTGCGGGTCAGGCTGCGCGACCGCTCGTTCTCCCTCGCGCCCGGTACCTCGCGCCGGCTCGATCTGCCCGGCGACTGA
- a CDS encoding dihydrodipicolinate synthase family protein produces the protein MVTRTRPWHGIMVATTLPFRDDLSVDYDAYAAQVARLLAAGCDGVVPNGSLGEYQTLTDDERARVVRTAVEAAGDGDRVMPGVAAYGSAASRRWAEQAADAGAGSVLLLPPNAYRAEPASVRAHFAEVASVGLPVVAYNNPFDTKVDLTPALLAELHADGSIVAVKEFSGDVRRAYEIAEVAPELDLLIGADDVLLELALAGAVGWIAGFPNALPTACGTLYRAAVAGDLDTALPLYRALHPLLRWDSRPEFVQAIKLAMDLAGHHGGPTRPPRSPLGDEHSAVVRAATGKLLADGHH, from the coding sequence ATGGTCACGCGCACCCGCCCCTGGCACGGCATCATGGTTGCCACCACCCTCCCCTTCCGTGACGACCTCTCCGTCGACTACGACGCCTACGCCGCCCAGGTCGCCCGGCTCCTCGCCGCGGGCTGCGACGGCGTCGTCCCCAACGGCTCCCTCGGCGAGTACCAGACGCTCACCGACGACGAACGCGCCCGTGTCGTCCGGACCGCCGTGGAGGCCGCCGGTGACGGCGACCGGGTGATGCCCGGTGTCGCCGCCTACGGCAGTGCCGCATCGCGCCGCTGGGCCGAGCAGGCCGCCGATGCGGGAGCCGGTTCCGTCCTGCTGCTGCCGCCCAACGCCTACCGTGCCGAACCGGCCTCGGTCCGCGCCCACTTCGCCGAGGTGGCCTCGGTCGGCCTGCCCGTCGTCGCCTACAACAACCCCTTCGACACCAAGGTCGACCTCACCCCGGCCCTCCTCGCCGAGCTGCACGCCGACGGCAGCATCGTCGCCGTCAAGGAGTTCAGCGGCGATGTCCGCAGGGCCTACGAGATCGCCGAAGTCGCCCCGGAACTGGACCTGTTGATCGGTGCCGACGACGTCCTGCTCGAACTCGCCCTCGCCGGGGCCGTCGGCTGGATCGCCGGCTTCCCGAACGCCCTGCCCACGGCGTGCGGCACCCTCTACCGGGCCGCCGTCGCCGGTGACCTCGACACCGCGCTGCCCCTCTACCGGGCACTGCACCCGCTGCTGCGCTGGGACTCCCGGCCCGAGTTCGTGCAGGCGATCAAGCTCGCCATGGACCTCGCCGGCCACCATGGCGGCCCGACCCGCCCGCCCCGCTCGCCGCTCGGCGACGAACACTCGGCCGTGGTCCGCGCCGCCACCGGGAAGCTCCTCGCCGACGGCCACCACTGA
- a CDS encoding (2Fe-2S)-binding protein — MTPRRTPADLVRAVPGPAFEISLDGRPLTALPGQSVAAALWAAGVLSWRTTRREGRPRGAFCGIGSCFDCLATINGRPNQRACLVPARPGDAITTQEGHGRAELGV; from the coding sequence ATGACCCCGCGCCGTACCCCCGCCGACCTCGTACGGGCCGTACCAGGACCGGCCTTCGAGATCAGCCTCGACGGGCGGCCGCTGACCGCGCTGCCCGGTCAGAGCGTCGCCGCCGCGCTCTGGGCGGCCGGTGTGCTCTCCTGGCGGACCACTCGGCGCGAGGGCCGGCCGCGCGGGGCCTTCTGCGGGATCGGCTCGTGCTTCGACTGTCTGGCGACCATCAACGGGCGGCCCAACCAGCGGGCCTGTCTGGTGCCCGCCCGGCCCGGGGACGCGATCACCACCCAGGAGGGACACGGGCGTGCCGAACTCGGTGTCTGA
- a CDS encoding collagenase: MSHPRIPRRILLAAILATTLALPAVQAAQAAPHTSATSQRTRAAQPGHRPAAPTTANPFDQAQRLATAPKFVAAPAPAPRALVERGHIPGPQTKPADAPHGPRPAVAPCTLDGITGLGPEQFADFLADPAVTADDCLRTLVWTWDPRLVPVMSDAHVQAVARRITGLAAAHDGKNTSHLYEMFTYLHAVAYQDFSHDEIDTTDAPTVDAVRRAVEAFGTAARTFDVTRTNADTLREALYAASAPGLRQHQLDLVQKVLATLDPAHPATYRDPAWGNAALAALSVNYLGVYPGNKDTAFQYAVAADPAYRAAFKAFAGYTHLKATPNAWAARDALGEYGRFGQIASLKKAIVTDLGTALLPTTVRNFGEGSAPWAKVAGWLIFFDACKPYAVCKEDIEKRIFPRTYSYDNGAIKVRTALDRAVVDQLYYASKQVRAQFHRVLGTWEPLAGDPNTTLTIVLYASRADYEVYHPLLTGMDTNNGGVYIEQGATFYTYQRRVPQDSSLTLEELFRHEYVHYLNGRFAVPGFFGEGPWYEGDRTTAMDEGSAEFFDGSTRDNGIAVRRSLVRDIIADTSGGKPRMSVNEFLHATYDHDGFRFYSYAGTFFEFLWRDHPAKLQEMYRYLRADDPAAFDSWRNRMGSDTGLQQQYDAFLDAQIAHVNDLFVPDTKFTPNGSLKLATPAEVQSAFAAATANTPVCKDDGDPGNGRFTCTGRITANLGNSGDPGQVFKDMSETVDYFILDRSGPAANNFTDMNCSFGPTDIWSSGRAGSADFRCEGPLRR, encoded by the coding sequence GTGTCCCATCCGCGTATCCCGCGCAGAATCCTGCTGGCCGCGATCCTCGCCACCACCCTCGCCCTGCCGGCCGTCCAGGCCGCGCAGGCGGCACCCCACACGTCGGCCACCTCGCAGCGGACCCGGGCAGCGCAGCCCGGACACCGGCCCGCCGCCCCCACCACCGCCAACCCCTTCGACCAGGCCCAACGCCTCGCCACGGCCCCGAAGTTCGTCGCCGCGCCGGCGCCGGCGCCACGCGCCCTCGTCGAGAGAGGCCACATACCCGGCCCGCAGACCAAGCCCGCCGACGCGCCGCACGGGCCGAGACCCGCCGTCGCCCCCTGCACCCTCGACGGCATCACCGGCCTGGGCCCCGAGCAGTTCGCGGACTTCCTCGCGGACCCCGCGGTCACGGCCGACGACTGTCTGCGCACCCTCGTCTGGACCTGGGACCCCCGGCTCGTCCCCGTCATGTCCGACGCGCACGTCCAGGCGGTGGCCCGTCGCATCACCGGCCTCGCCGCCGCCCATGACGGCAAGAACACCAGCCACCTGTACGAGATGTTCACGTATTTGCACGCGGTGGCCTACCAGGACTTCTCGCACGACGAGATCGACACCACCGACGCCCCCACCGTCGACGCCGTGCGCCGCGCCGTCGAGGCCTTCGGCACCGCGGCCCGCACCTTCGACGTCACCCGGACCAACGCCGACACCCTGCGCGAGGCCCTGTACGCCGCCAGCGCCCCGGGCCTGCGGCAGCACCAACTCGACCTGGTCCAGAAGGTTCTGGCCACCCTGGACCCGGCCCACCCCGCCACGTACCGGGACCCGGCATGGGGCAACGCCGCCCTCGCCGCGCTCTCCGTCAACTACCTGGGCGTCTACCCCGGCAACAAGGACACCGCCTTCCAGTACGCGGTCGCCGCCGACCCCGCCTACCGCGCCGCCTTCAAGGCGTTCGCCGGATACACCCACCTCAAGGCCACCCCCAACGCCTGGGCCGCCCGCGACGCGCTCGGGGAGTACGGGCGCTTCGGCCAGATCGCCTCCCTCAAGAAGGCCATCGTCACCGACCTCGGCACCGCCCTCCTCCCCACCACCGTGCGTAACTTCGGTGAGGGCAGCGCCCCCTGGGCCAAGGTCGCCGGCTGGCTCATCTTCTTCGACGCCTGCAAGCCGTACGCGGTGTGCAAGGAGGACATCGAGAAGCGGATCTTCCCGCGGACCTACTCCTACGACAACGGCGCCATCAAGGTCCGCACCGCCCTCGACCGCGCCGTCGTCGACCAGCTCTACTATGCGTCGAAGCAGGTCAGGGCCCAGTTCCACCGGGTGCTGGGGACCTGGGAACCCCTGGCCGGCGACCCCAACACCACCCTCACCATCGTCCTGTACGCCTCACGCGCCGACTACGAGGTCTACCACCCGCTGCTCACCGGCATGGACACCAACAACGGCGGCGTCTACATCGAGCAGGGCGCGACCTTCTACACCTACCAGCGGCGCGTCCCCCAGGACTCCAGCCTCACCCTCGAAGAGCTCTTCCGGCACGAGTACGTCCACTACCTCAACGGCCGCTTCGCCGTACCCGGCTTCTTCGGCGAGGGCCCCTGGTACGAGGGCGACCGCACCACCGCCATGGACGAGGGCAGCGCCGAGTTCTTCGACGGCTCGACCCGGGACAACGGCATCGCCGTCCGCCGGTCGCTCGTCCGCGACATCATCGCGGACACCTCGGGCGGCAAACCCCGCATGTCCGTCAACGAGTTCCTGCACGCGACGTACGACCACGACGGCTTCCGCTTCTACTCCTACGCCGGGACGTTCTTCGAGTTCCTGTGGCGCGACCACCCCGCGAAGCTCCAGGAGATGTACCGGTACCTGCGCGCGGACGACCCGGCCGCATTCGATTCCTGGCGCAACCGCATGGGCTCCGACACGGGGCTCCAGCAGCAGTACGACGCCTTCCTCGACGCACAGATCGCCCACGTCAATGACCTGTTCGTGCCGGACACGAAGTTCACGCCCAACGGTTCCCTGAAGCTCGCCACCCCCGCCGAGGTCCAGAGCGCGTTCGCCGCCGCCACCGCCAACACGCCCGTCTGCAAGGACGACGGCGATCCGGGCAACGGCCGGTTCACCTGCACCGGACGGATCACCGCCAATCTCGGCAACTCCGGCGACCCCGGCCAGGTCTTCAAGGACATGTCCGAAACCGTCGACTACTTCATCCTCGACCGCTCCGGCCCCGCCGCGAACAACTTCACCGATATGAACTGCTCCTTCGGCCCGACCGACATCTGGTCCTCGGGCCGCGCCGGCAGCGCGGACTTCCGCTGTGAGGGCCCGCTGCGGCGGTGA